The DNA sequence ATGCTGTTCGGCGGCATCTTCGCGGCCGCCATGGCGCTGCGTATTCGTGACGGCGCGGACTATGTCGCGGCCGCCGGCCATCTGAAGCTGTGGCTGGGGACCGCCAATACGGCGATCCTGCTCACGAGCAGCCTGTTTGCGGCCCTGGCCGTGGAGGCGACCCGTGCCGGGCAGGCGCGATGGACGGGGCGCGCGCTGGTGGCTGCGGCTGTGCTCGGCCTCGCGTTCCTGGGGGTCAAGGGCTTCGAATATGCCGCCGAATACAGCGAAGGGCTGATGCCGGCCACTGCCATCGCCCATTTCGACGGCCGCATCGAACAGCTGTTCATGGATCTTTATTATCTCGCCACCGGCCTCCACGCCCTCCATGTCAGCCTCGGTATCCTCCTGCTTGCGGGGGCCGCGTGGAGCCGCAGGGCGCGAGAGGACCGGGCGGCCGTGCTCGTCGGCAATGTCGCGCTCTATTGGCACCTGGTCGATGTGGTGTGGATCTTCCTCTATCCCACGCTCTATCTGGCGGGCGTGAAATGAGGCCGGCGGTGATCCGGCTGGCGCTCGTCTGGGCCGCCTTGCTCGCGCTGCTGGCGCTCACCGTGGGCGGCGCCTTCCTGCCGCTCGGCCCGGCAAAGCCATTGGTGGCTTACCTGATCGCCGCCGCGAAAGCTGCGCTGGTGATGTGGTTCTTCATGGAGTTACGGGAAAGCGATGGGATCGCGCGCCTCGCCGCGGGAGCGGGTCTGGTGTGGATATCGATCCTCCTTGTGCTCTCATCCGCGGATTACCTCACCCGCGGCTGACCCAGCCTGAAACTTCGCGGCCCTTCGCGTGTTGGATGGGGCAGAGGTACGATCATGGCAGCAAGAGCCTATTGGCAGGGGCAGATCAGGCTGGCGCTGGTTTCGATCCCGGTGGAAATCTATTCCGCGGCGAAATCCGGCGCGAAGGTCTCGTTTCGGCAGATTCACGAGCCGAGCGGCAAGCCCGTTTCCTATGAAAAGGTGGTGCAGGGCGTCGGGCCCGTCGATCGGGACGAGATCATCAAGGGGTACGAATTGTCGAAGGGCAATTACGTGCTGCTGGAGGATGAGGAGATCGAGGACGTCCGGGTGGAGAGCAAGAAGACGCTTGAGCTCGTTCAGTTCGTCGATGCGCCCGAAATCGACCCGCTGTATTTCGAGAAGCCCTATTACGTGGCGCCCGCGGATGATCTGGCGGAGGAAGCCTATGTCGTCCTGCGCGAGGCGCTGCGCAAGGCGAACAAGGTTGCATTGGGCCAGCTGTCCGTGCGCGGGCAGGAAAAGCTAGTGGCGATCAAGCCCTGCGGCAAGGGGCTGCTGCTCGAAGTGCTGCGCTATGCCGACGAGGTGCGGGAAGGGCACCAGTTCTTCAAGGGCATCGGCGATGCGAAGCCGGATGAGGAACTGCTCGACCTCGCCACCGCTCTCATCGACAAGAAGACCGCCCCTTTCGATGCGGGGGAGTTCCACGATCGCTATTCAGCGGCGCTGAAAGCGCTGATCGACAAGAAAGCCAAGGCGAAGGGCGGCAAGGTTCTGGAAGAGGTGGAAGAGCCGGCCGAGAAGCCGGGCAACAATGTGATCGACCTGATGGCCGCGCTCAAGCAGTCGGTAAAGCAGGAAAAGCCACCTGCGAAATCCTCCTCCACCAAGTCCCGCAGCCGCAAGCGCGCCTGAGTTCCGTGCTGCTGAACGCCCCCGTATCCGCGTCGGCGCTCGATCTTGATCTGCTGGCGCGGCTTTGCACGGCGGCGCTGCTCGGGCTGGCCCTGGGTATCGACCGGGAATGGCAGGGCCATGCCGCAGGCCTGCGCACGCATGGGATCGTCTGCCTGACAAGCGCCGCAATGACGGTGGCGATAATCGCGATCTACCTGCAGCTGGATGGCGAGCGAATGGATCCCCTGCGCATCTTCGAAGCCACCGGGGCCTTCATCGGCATCGTCGGGGCGGGGCTGATCGTGTTCAGCAAGGGCGAGGTAAAGAACATCACCACCGCCGTACACCTGTGGCTTACGGCGGTGGTCGGTATCGCCTGCGGCGCTGCATTATGGCCTGTGGTAATCGTGCTCGCGGTGGTCGGGTTCCTCATGCTGACCGTGCTCGGCTTCGTAGAACGGCGCGTCCTTCAACGATCTGAGGAGAATGCGCGATGAGCATGGATCCCCTCGCCGAATACAACCGCAAGCGGGACTTCAAGAAAACGGCGGAGCCGGCAGGGAAGCGCGCCAGAGGCAAGGCGGGGCGCCGCTTCATCGTGCAGAAGCACGATGCAACGCGCCTGCACTGGGACTTTCGGCTGGAGGTGGACGGCGTGCTGAAAAGCTGGGCCGTCACAAAGGGCCCCTCTCCCGATCCGGACATCAAGCGCTTGGCCGTGCGGACGGAGGACCATCCGATGGCCTATGCCGAGTTCGAGGGTTCGATCCCGAAAGGCGAATATGGCGGCGGATCGGTGATGTTGTGGGACAGCGGCACCTGGGCGCCGGTGGAAGGCAAGAGCGCGAAGGATCTGGAAGACGGCCATCTGCACTTTACCCTCGACGGGCAGCGCATGAAGGGGGAATGGCTGCTGGTGCGCATGAAACCGCGCAAAGGCGAAAAGCGGGAGAACTGGCTGCTCCGCAAGGTGGCGGATGATTACGCTCAGGAAGGCGATCCGCTGGTGGAGCAGGGCCTCACCAGCGTGCTCACCGGCCGCTCGATGGCCGAAATCGCCGCCGATGCGGGCGGCGAACATTCGCTCAAGGGCAAGAAGGGCACGACCTTCACTCAGGAGATGGAGAAGGCCGCAAGCCACAACCGCGCTAAGGCAAAGCCGCACCGCCGCTCCAGCGGCAAACCACCGGCATTTCGCGAACCGCAGCTCGCCACGCTGGTCGACGCTGTTCCAGCCGGCAACCGCTGGATGCACGAGATCAAGTTCGATGGCTATCGCGCGTTGGTCGCCGCCGCCGGCGATCAGGTGAAGATTTACACCCGCAGTGGGAAGGACTGGACGGACAAATTCGCCCCGCTGGTCCGCAGCTTCGCCGCGCTGGACCTGCCGCCGTGCCTGATCGACGGCGAGATCGTCGCCTACGACAAATCTGGCAACCCTGACTTCTCCTCGCTTCAGCAGGTGCTGAAGCGGGGCCACGGCGAGCAGGGGGAGCAGGATGCGCTGGCCTTCCATGGTTTCGACCTGCTCGAACTGGATGGGGAGGATCTGTCTCGCCTGCCCAACATCGAACGCAAGGAGAAGCTGGAGGCACTGCTTCGCAGTGCCGAACCGCCGATCCATGTCGCCGATCACGTGATCGGCGCGGGCGAGCAGCTGTTCGAGCGGATGTGCGGCGCCGGGCAGGAAGGCATCATCTCCAAGAAAATCGATGCGCGCTATGGCACCGGGCGCGGCAAGAGCTGGGTGAAGGTGAAATGCACGCGGCGGCAGGAATTCGTCATCATCGGCTGGACGAAAAGCTCTGCCCGTGCGCGCCCTTTCGCTTCCCTCGCTCTCGCCCAGCATGAAGGCGGCAAGCTGGTGTACAAGGGGCGCGTCGGCACCGGCTTCAACGCGGACACGCTGAGCGAGCTTTCCGGCAAGTTCCGCTCGCTGGAACGCAAGACGCCCCCGGCGGAGGTGGACAGGACGGAAGCGCGCGGCGTCACGTGGCTCACGCCAAAGCTGGTGGCCGAAGTGGCCTTTGCCGAGTTCACGGCAGAAGGGCGCGTGCGGCACGCGAGCTTCCTCGGTCTGCGTGGAGACAAGGATGCCGCTGAGGTGAAACCAGAGACCGCGGAGCCCGCGCCCGAAGAAACCGAAGAGGAGGTGAAGATCACCAGCCGCGAGAGGGTGGTCTATCCCGATGCCGGCTTTACCAAGGGCGACCTAGCGGACTACTACCAGCGGATTGCTCCGCGCATGCTGGCCTTCGCGGCGAACCGCCCAATCAGCCTCGTGCGGTGCCCCCAGGGTCGGGCAAAGAAGTGCTTCTTCCAGAAGCACGATACCGGTGCGTTTGGGGCTCATGTCCACCATGTGCCGATCCGCGAGAAGGGCGGTGGCTCGGAAGACTACATCTATATCGAGGATGTCGGCGGCATACTCGCCTGCGTTCAGATGGGCACGATCGAGTTTCACGGCTGGGGCAGCCGCAGCATGGATGTGGAGGCGCCGGACCGGATGATCTTCGACCTCGATCCGGACGAGGGACTGGATTTCGAGGACGTGAAGCGCGCCGCGAAGGACATCCGGGATCGGCTGGCCGATCTGGGCCTGACGAGCTTTGCCATGCTATCGGGCGGGAAGGGCGTCCATGTCATTGTCCCGCTGCGGACCGGGCATAGCTGGGATGAACACAAGGATTTTTCGAAACGCTTCGCCGAAGCCTTATCGATGGCGGAGCCTGACCGCTTCGTCGCCACGATGAGCAAGGCGAAGAGGAAGGGAAAGATCTTCATCGACTGGCTGCGCAACCAGCGCGGATCCACCGCCGTGCTGCCCTATTCGGCGCGGGCGCGGGAGGGGGCGCCGGTGGCCGCGCCGATCGCCTGGGGTGAATTGGGCAAGATGAAAAAAGCCAGTGCCTTCACGATCGGTGATGCGGATCAGTTGCTTGCCCGTGCCGGCGGCAAGGGCCTGGCTGGCTGGGGCTTTGCCGATCAGGCGCTGCCGGACTTCTGAACGCGAAAGGATCCAGAATGGCCAAGAAATGGTCGCAGGACGTCACAGAGCATTCCGATGCGCTTGACCTTGAAGAGGGCGTGTTCACCAAGGATGATCCGAAGGCAATCGCCCGCTCCCTGAAGCGGTCGGCCGAAGGCAGCAGGAGGCGCAAGGGCACCCCGCTGCAATCGGCCATGAGCATGCTGACTTTCTACATCAATCGGGCGGGCGACAATCTGTCCAAGGCGGAGCGGGCGAAGCTCGAACAGGCCAAGGAAGAACTGCGGGCGCTGTTCGACAAGGATTGATCCCGCCTCCAGCGCCCGCGATTGCCTGCTCAACTGCCGATCACCACCCCGCCGTTGGGGTGCAGCACCTGCCCGCTCATGTAGCTGGCGTCCTCGCAAGCGAGGAAAAGGTAGCTAGGTGCCACCTCGTTGGGCTGCCCGGGTCGGCCCATCGGCGTTCCTTCCCCGAAGTGCTTGACCTTTTCCTCCGGGGCGCCCCCGCAAGGGTTGAGCGGCGTCCAGATCGGCCCGGGCGCCACGGCGTTTACACGGATCTTCCGCTCGATCAGGTTTTCGCTCAGCGAGCGGGTGTAGGCGGTGATGGCGCCCTTGGTGCTGGAGTAATCGAGCAGGCCGGCGGACCCTTTGTACATCGTGACCGAAGTGGTGTTGATGATCGCCGCCCCCTCGCCGAGGTGATCCAGCGCCGCCTGCGTAAGCATGAACATCGAGAAGATGTTGGTCTGGAACGTGCGGCGCAGCTGCTTCTCGGTGATCTCGCGCACATCGTCGTCCGGATGCTGCTCGCCGGCGTTGTTGACTAGGATGTCGAGCTTGCCGAACTTCTCGATCGTCGCGTCCACCAGCGCCTGGCAGGTCGCCTGTTCGCCAAGGTCGCCTGCGAAGGTGAGGGCTTCGCGCCCCTCTTCCCGTACGATGCGTGCCGTTTCTTCCGCGTCGTCATGCTCGCAGAGATAGGCAATCACGACATCGGCGCCCTCGCGTGCGAAAAGGGCGGCCACCGCGCGCCCGATGCCGCTGTCCGCGCCAGTGACGATCGCCACCTTGTCGGTCAGTCGGCCGGACCCGGGATAGCGGGGTTGCCATTCGGGCTTCGGCTCCAGCTTGCTTTCGTGGCCGGGGAGGGCGTCCTCGTGAACCATTTCTACTGTTTCAGGCATGGCTGTGTCTCCTGCGCTCATGAGGAGCTGGCGTGTTCGGGCTTACCTTTGCGCTTGGTGCTGGCCATGTCGTCCAACTCCTTCTCACTCATGGATTCGTACATGGATCGGGATGCGCCTTGCAGCTCGCTCTTCTTGGTGTCGCCGCGCTTGGCTGAAAGAGCGGCCCCGGCGGCCTTCTGCTGGGATTTAGATTTTGCAGGCATGATGCGTCTCCTCTTCGTGGATGAAGCGAGGGCCTTGCGCCGCTCGCTCAAGCCGTCCGCAAAGGGCGGTATGCGCGGAGAACGGGTGCTGCGGGGCTAGGGTTCCGCCACTCACCGCCAGCCTGAACCGTTCCGCACCAGCAAGAGGCAACGGATTGTTGTTTCAGCCGATCAATGCTGGAAGGGCATCATACGCGACGCCCGCAGCAGCCAGGGCAATCCCGAGCCCCGGAACGGTGTGCAGGCCTGCCACTCTTCGCCACCGCCACAGCGCGCCGAGCGCGGCGAAGGAAATCAGCGTGAATGCGCCCGCAATCCACCGCGCTGCGGGCTCGCCCGGGAAGATGCTGGCGGCGGCCCACACGATCATGAAATGCGCCGCCCATACCGCCATGGCCAGCGCAACGCCTGTCCAGTCCGTTTCGTTGCGGAAGCTCGTACTCACGAGGCGGCACCCGGGAACAGGCGCACAACCAGTGAAATGGCCATTCCTTGCAGCGCTGCGAAGGCGATGAAGCGCGCCACTACGTCGAGGGTGACATTGGCAGGCGCGGTCAGCAGGCCGCGGCCGCTGCGATAGCCGAGATACAGCGCCATGATCAGGGCAATGAAAGCGAGGCAGGCTTGCAGCGAGAGCAGCGCGAAGACGGTCGCTCCATGGCCGGTGGCGTTCGGCGCAAGGCCCGCCTCCCGCCAGCCGGAGATGTCCCACCACACAGCCGCACCCAGCAACGCTGCACCGAGAAAGTTCAGCAGCCACGGTAGCTGCCCCGCATCGGTGCCTTGCCGATGCCCACCAAGCACCTTGCGCGAGCCCCAGCAGGCGAGGACGACCAGTCCGAGCAGGAGCAGGATTGCTGCAGTCTGGAGCAGCGGCGGCGCAGCGATCCACACCTCGGGGTGGATGCCGTAGAGATAAAGGTAGCTGAACAGCGCCATCAGGGCGATCATGCCGATCACCACCATCAAGGTGTTGAGCGCCCACCAGCCGTGGCTGCTCGGCCCGGTGACGGCGATCGGGACCAAGATGCCGGCGCCGATTTCAGCTGTGCGCTGCTCTATGGGGCGGTCGGTCTCCCACAGCCACCTCAATACGCACAGCGTCGCCACGATGCCGCTGAACAGCGAGAATCCATAAGCCTGGACGGTCAGCGCCAGGAAGAAGAAGGCGGTGAACACCGCGGCTCCAAGCGGATAGGGCGAAGGGCCGGGCATAAGCTGCAGATATTGCGGCTCTGCATTCACAGGGCTGGTGATGAGCGTTTCCCGCAGCCCTGTGGCGCTGCGCGGAAGGAAGTAACGTCCTTCGGCCACGTCATCGCAAATCGAGGGGTCATCCCACAAGGGCTCCCGGCTCTTCACCAGCGGGATGGAGCGGCTCGAATATAGCCCGGTCGGCAGCCATTCGAGCGTCCCGCCGCCGTAGATATTTCCCGCGTCGTGATTGGTCGTGAAGCGGAAGTTGCGCGCAAGATCGATCAGGAACAGCAGCACGCCCGCCGCTAGGATGAAGGCCCCGATGGTCGAAATCAGGTTCAGCGTGTCGAACCCGCGATCCGGCAGGTAGGTGTAGACCCGGCGCGGCATCCCCATGAACCCGGTCAGATGCATCGGCAGAAAGGTGACGTGCAGGCCGATGAACATCAGCCCGAACACCCATCTGCCCAGCCGTTCGCTCAGGGCGCGGCGACTGGTCATCCCCGCCCAGTAATAGAAGGCGGCGAACATCGGAAACACCATGCCGCCCAGCAGGACGTAGTGCAGATGGGCGACAATGAAATAGGTATCGTGCACCTGCCAGTCGAAGGGCACCATGCCCACCATCACGCCGGTGAGCCCGCCCATGGTGAAGATCACGATGCTGCCCACGATGAAGAGCGCCGGCGTGCTCCAGCGAATCCTGCCGCTGGCGAGCGTGGCGATCCAGCAGAAGACCTGGATCCCGGCGGGAAGGCTCACCGCCATGCTGGCGGCGCTAAAATAGCCAGTGGACACGCGCGGCATCCCCGTGGCGAACATGTGATGCGCCCACACCCCGAAGCTGATGAAGCCGGTGGCGACCAGCGCGAGGACATTCAGCCGGTATCCAACGAGGGGGGTCTGCGCCACGGCGGCCACCATCATGCTCATCAGCCCGGCTGCCGGCAGGAAGATGATGTAGACCTCCGGATGACCGAAGAACCAGAACAGGTGCTGCCACAGCAGCGGGTCGCCGCCCCGCGTAGGATCGAAGAAGGGCCAGTTGAAGGCGCGTTCCAGCTCCAGCAGCAGCGTGCCAAGTATCACGCTTGGGAAGGCGATCACGATCATCACCGCGAAGACCAGCATGGCCCAGGCGAACATGGGCATGCGGTCCAGCGTCATTCCGGGGGCCCGGGTGCGCAACACGCCCACGATGATCTCGATCGCCCCTGCAATGGCGCTGATCTCGATGAAGCCGATGCCCAGCAGCCAGAAATCGGTGTTGATCTCGGGGCTGTAGGCGATAGATGTGAGCGGCGGATACATGAACCAACCGCCGTCGGGCGCGAGGCCGACGAACAGCGAGGCGAAGAAGCACAGCCCGCCGACGAAATAAGCCCAGAAGGCGTAGGCCGACAGCCGGGGGAAGGGGAGATCCCGCGCGGCCAGCATCTGCGGCAGCAGCATCACGCCCAGCGCCTCCACCGCCGGCACGGCGAACAGGAACATCATTACCGTGCCGTGCATGGTGAAGAACTGGCTGTAGGTTTCCTGCGGCAGGAAATCCTGCAGCGGCGCGGCCAGCTGCACACGCATTCCGAGCGAGAGAATGCCCGCCAGGAGGAAGAACAGGAAGGCGGTCGCGACGTAGAAGAAGCCGATGAAGTTGTTGTTGACCGCCGTCAGCAGGCCCCAGCCCCTGGGGTTGCGCCAGATCCGCTCGAGCTCTTCCAGCTCCCCTTCGCGGCGCGGACTGTGGGTGGGAAACAGCGCGTAGAGCTTGTGATCGAAGCCGGTTTCGGACTTCATCGCGTCTGCCCGAGCCAATCGGCGATGGCGTCTAGCTCCTTCGCAGAAAGCATGTTGTAGCTGGGCATGCGATTGCCCGGCTTGATCGACTGACTGTCCCCGATCCAGCCCATCAGGGCGCCATGGTTGTTGGGCAGGATGCCGGCGCCCAGCGTCAGGCGCGAACCCAGATGGGTCAGGTCAGGCCCGGCAAGGCCGTTGGCCTGCGTGCCGGCAACGCGATGGCAGGCCCCGCAGCCATTCGCCAGGAACAGCTCGGCGCCGGGCGCGCTCGCGGTCTCCTCGCGCAATTCGGCGCTGCGCCGCGCGGCGAACCACTTGTCCCACCCGGCGCGGTCCCGCGCGATGGCGGCAAAGCCCATCAGCGCATGGGGGCCGCCGCAATATTCCGCGCACACGCCGCCATAGCGCCCGGCCTTGTCAGCCTGGATCGGCAGCAGCAACGTGCGCCCGGGAATCATGTCCTTCTTGCCCGAGAGGTGCGGTACCCAGAAGCTGTGGATCACATCGGCGGAGCGCAGCTCCAGCACCACGGGTTCGCCCACCGGCAGGTTGATCTCGTTCGCATCGTGCACCACCACGCGGCCCTGCGGATCGAGATATTCCACGCGGAACCACCACATCTCTCCCGTCACCCGGATGCGCATTTCCTCCCCGGTGACGCCGCGCGTCAGCGAGGCGGTGAGCGTGAGGCCCCAGATCAGCAGCGCGGTAAGCACCACGGCCGGGAAGGCGATTCCACCGATCCACACGGTCTTTTCGCCGCCGAGCCTTGCCTTCAGGGCGGGCGAGCCGCGGACCGCCACCCACAGCGCGGCGAGCACGACAGCCGTCACGAAGAACCCCATTCCGAGCAATGCCCAAGCGAGCGTGGTCACCTTCTCCGCATAGGGGCCGGCAGGATCGAGGACCGGCGGCGGCCAGCCCCACAGCGGTTCAAGCATGGCCGCCCTCACTCATCGTCAATCGCGTGGAGATAGGCCGCCACGTCACGCGCCTCGGCCGAGGTCAGGGGCATGGCGGGCATGGTCGATCCCGCCTTGGCGAGCGGGGCGTTGCGCACGAAAGCGGCAAGGTTGGCCGGCGTGTTCGGCAATTCTCCCGCAATGAGGCCCACATCGTCGAAGCCGCGCAGGGAGGGACCGGTGCGGCCGCGCGGCCAGTCCACGCCGGGTATTTCGTGGCATGCGGCGCAGCCGGCGCTGCGAATCGCGTCCAGGCCCCGAGCGGCCGCCGCCGGATCGGCGTGTACGCGGGACGCTGGTGGCTGCTTGCAGGCGCCGAGCAGCGCCAGGCCAGCGGCTGCCCCCGCGAGGCACCGCCGGCCGGAAGGTCTCGGCAAATCCGGATGTCCCCTCATCGCCATGGGGAACCGGTGGGCGGCAGCGAAGGTTCCCGTTACGGATGACATGTTCTCCCCCCATGATGATGCGTGTGGCTTGCGGGCCGTTGCTGGCCGCTTGCGTTGGCGCATGTACGGAGAATGAGCCGACGACCGGCCGGTTTGAGCAGACCGGCGAACTCATCGCGCTCAGTGGCGGGGATGCCGGGGCGACCGGGGCCTGCATCAC is a window from the Altererythrobacter sp. B11 genome containing:
- the ku gene encoding non-homologous end joining protein Ku; its protein translation is MAARAYWQGQIRLALVSIPVEIYSAAKSGAKVSFRQIHEPSGKPVSYEKVVQGVGPVDRDEIIKGYELSKGNYVLLEDEEIEDVRVESKKTLELVQFVDAPEIDPLYFEKPYYVAPADDLAEEAYVVLREALRKANKVALGQLSVRGQEKLVAIKPCGKGLLLEVLRYADEVREGHQFFKGIGDAKPDEELLDLATALIDKKTAPFDAGEFHDRYSAALKALIDKKAKAKGGKVLEEVEEPAEKPGNNVIDLMAALKQSVKQEKPPAKSSSTKSRSRKRA
- a CDS encoding DUF3175 domain-containing protein, with the protein product MAKKWSQDVTEHSDALDLEEGVFTKDDPKAIARSLKRSAEGSRRRKGTPLQSAMSMLTFYINRAGDNLSKAERAKLEQAKEELRALFDKD
- a CDS encoding cytochrome c oxidase subunit 3, producing MADSAGLKEPFHQIGRQHEADRFGMLVFLASELMLFGGIFAAAMALRIRDGADYVAAAGHLKLWLGTANTAILLTSSLFAALAVEATRAGQARWTGRALVAAAVLGLAFLGVKGFEYAAEYSEGLMPATAIAHFDGRIEQLFMDLYYLATGLHALHVSLGILLLAGAAWSRRAREDRAAVLVGNVALYWHLVDVVWIFLYPTLYLAGVK
- the ligD gene encoding DNA ligase D; this encodes MSMDPLAEYNRKRDFKKTAEPAGKRARGKAGRRFIVQKHDATRLHWDFRLEVDGVLKSWAVTKGPSPDPDIKRLAVRTEDHPMAYAEFEGSIPKGEYGGGSVMLWDSGTWAPVEGKSAKDLEDGHLHFTLDGQRMKGEWLLVRMKPRKGEKRENWLLRKVADDYAQEGDPLVEQGLTSVLTGRSMAEIAADAGGEHSLKGKKGTTFTQEMEKAASHNRAKAKPHRRSSGKPPAFREPQLATLVDAVPAGNRWMHEIKFDGYRALVAAAGDQVKIYTRSGKDWTDKFAPLVRSFAALDLPPCLIDGEIVAYDKSGNPDFSSLQQVLKRGHGEQGEQDALAFHGFDLLELDGEDLSRLPNIERKEKLEALLRSAEPPIHVADHVIGAGEQLFERMCGAGQEGIISKKIDARYGTGRGKSWVKVKCTRRQEFVIIGWTKSSARARPFASLALAQHEGGKLVYKGRVGTGFNADTLSELSGKFRSLERKTPPAEVDRTEARGVTWLTPKLVAEVAFAEFTAEGRVRHASFLGLRGDKDAAEVKPETAEPAPEETEEEVKITSRERVVYPDAGFTKGDLADYYQRIAPRMLAFAANRPISLVRCPQGRAKKCFFQKHDTGAFGAHVHHVPIREKGGGSEDYIYIEDVGGILACVQMGTIEFHGWGSRSMDVEAPDRMIFDLDPDEGLDFEDVKRAAKDIRDRLADLGLTSFAMLSGGKGVHVIVPLRTGHSWDEHKDFSKRFAEALSMAEPDRFVATMSKAKRKGKIFIDWLRNQRGSTAVLPYSARAREGAPVAAPIAWGELGKMKKASAFTIGDADQLLARAGGKGLAGWGFADQALPDF
- a CDS encoding cbb3-type cytochrome c oxidase subunit I produces the protein MKSETGFDHKLYALFPTHSPRREGELEELERIWRNPRGWGLLTAVNNNFIGFFYVATAFLFFLLAGILSLGMRVQLAAPLQDFLPQETYSQFFTMHGTVMMFLFAVPAVEALGVMLLPQMLAARDLPFPRLSAYAFWAYFVGGLCFFASLFVGLAPDGGWFMYPPLTSIAYSPEINTDFWLLGIGFIEISAIAGAIEIIVGVLRTRAPGMTLDRMPMFAWAMLVFAVMIVIAFPSVILGTLLLELERAFNWPFFDPTRGGDPLLWQHLFWFFGHPEVYIIFLPAAGLMSMMVAAVAQTPLVGYRLNVLALVATGFISFGVWAHHMFATGMPRVSTGYFSAASMAVSLPAGIQVFCWIATLASGRIRWSTPALFIVGSIVIFTMGGLTGVMVGMVPFDWQVHDTYFIVAHLHYVLLGGMVFPMFAAFYYWAGMTSRRALSERLGRWVFGLMFIGLHVTFLPMHLTGFMGMPRRVYTYLPDRGFDTLNLISTIGAFILAAGVLLFLIDLARNFRFTTNHDAGNIYGGGTLEWLPTGLYSSRSIPLVKSREPLWDDPSICDDVAEGRYFLPRSATGLRETLITSPVNAEPQYLQLMPGPSPYPLGAAVFTAFFFLALTVQAYGFSLFSGIVATLCVLRWLWETDRPIEQRTAEIGAGILVPIAVTGPSSHGWWALNTLMVVIGMIALMALFSYLYLYGIHPEVWIAAPPLLQTAAILLLLGLVVLACWGSRKVLGGHRQGTDAGQLPWLLNFLGAALLGAAVWWDISGWREAGLAPNATGHGATVFALLSLQACLAFIALIMALYLGYRSGRGLLTAPANVTLDVVARFIAFAALQGMAISLVVRLFPGAAS
- a CDS encoding DUF3008 family protein; translation: MPAKSKSQQKAAGAALSAKRGDTKKSELQGASRSMYESMSEKELDDMASTKRKGKPEHASSS
- a CDS encoding MgtC/SapB family protein, producing MLLNAPVSASALDLDLLARLCTAALLGLALGIDREWQGHAAGLRTHGIVCLTSAAMTVAIIAIYLQLDGERMDPLRIFEATGAFIGIVGAGLIVFSKGEVKNITTAVHLWLTAVVGIACGAALWPVVIVLAVVGFLMLTVLGFVERRVLQRSEENAR
- a CDS encoding cytochrome c oxidase subunit II, yielding MLEPLWGWPPPVLDPAGPYAEKVTTLAWALLGMGFFVTAVVLAALWVAVRGSPALKARLGGEKTVWIGGIAFPAVVLTALLIWGLTLTASLTRGVTGEEMRIRVTGEMWWFRVEYLDPQGRVVVHDANEINLPVGEPVVLELRSADVIHSFWVPHLSGKKDMIPGRTLLLPIQADKAGRYGGVCAEYCGGPHALMGFAAIARDRAGWDKWFAARRSAELREETASAPGAELFLANGCGACHRVAGTQANGLAGPDLTHLGSRLTLGAGILPNNHGALMGWIGDSQSIKPGNRMPSYNMLSAKELDAIADWLGQTR
- a CDS encoding cytochrome C oxidase subunit IV family protein, which gives rise to MIRLALVWAALLALLALTVGGAFLPLGPAKPLVAYLIAAAKAALVMWFFMELRESDGIARLAAGAGLVWISILLVLSSADYLTRG
- a CDS encoding glucose 1-dehydrogenase, producing the protein MPETVEMVHEDALPGHESKLEPKPEWQPRYPGSGRLTDKVAIVTGADSGIGRAVAALFAREGADVVIAYLCEHDDAEETARIVREEGREALTFAGDLGEQATCQALVDATIEKFGKLDILVNNAGEQHPDDDVREITEKQLRRTFQTNIFSMFMLTQAALDHLGEGAAIINTTSVTMYKGSAGLLDYSSTKGAITAYTRSLSENLIERKIRVNAVAPGPIWTPLNPCGGAPEEKVKHFGEGTPMGRPGQPNEVAPSYLFLACEDASYMSGQVLHPNGGVVIGS